A segment of the Verrucomicrobiota bacterium genome:
CCTTGGTCTTTCTGATAGGGGACGCCATCCTGGCGATTGGGTTTTGGCGTCGCCACCGTGAACAGCGGCACGATGAAGCGATCGCTGCGGCTTCGAAAACTTACAGCATGGACCCAGCGGTCGTGAAGGCGGTGGTGTGGAAGGAAAGCCGGTTTGACGCAGCCTCGAGGGGCAAGGCGGGAGAAGTCGGATTGATGCAGATCCGCGATTTGGCGGCGCGAGAATGGGCGGACGCCGAGCGTCTGAAGGACTTTACCATGGAACATCTGACCTCGCCTTCGACCAATACCCTGGCGGGCACGTGGTACCTCAAGAAACTGCTGGGACGCTACCGGCACACGGATGGAGCCCTGGTCTATGCTTTGGCCGACTACAATGCCGGCCGGGCCAATGTTTTGAAATGGGCCAAAGGTTCGGCCGCCACGAACAGCGCTTTGTTTGCCGAGCAAATCGGCTTTCCAATGACGCGAAAATACGTTGCCGATGTCCTGGCTCGCACGAGTCGTTATGCGGGAGACTTTCCGGAGGTTTTGAAACCGTAGCGTGGCCGATCTCGGTCGGGCTGGCGAAGGGCTCGATGCCTTGGAATTGAGCGCGGTCGGGGAGGCGGGCAAAGCGATCATTGGGAATGGCGTGATGAGCGGCGCCATGTCACGACGACTGCGCATGCTGGTTGTTGGAAGGTGGTATCATGGGTCCATCGCGGTCAACGCTGGGATCGGATCTTTCTCTCCGCTGACGACCGGCGCAGTTTCCTTCGACGCGTGCGTAACTTTCCGAACGATTTGGCGTCGAAGTCCATTCCTCTGTCCTCATGGACAATCATGACTCTCCGATCCAGCGGACGCCTGGCTCGAATTTGAGCCACTCCACTCGCTGGTTGCACGTGACCGATGCAAGCCGGTTCAACCGCTGCTTGGAAAAGCTGGCTCGATATGCCTGGACCATGTACCGCGGCTCCCACGCACCATGTCGATGGCTGCTCCCGGGTTGCCGGGGCGTGCCCATGAATGGCAGATTGTGCGCCGTGCCCGCTCTCCTTTCACAGTGTTCCTTGCGTCTCGCTGGTATCGCTCCGGTCGTCGCCAGTGCGATGACTGCCGTATCGCTCGGCGCGGACATGCTTCCCGTTTCTCTCGGCCCGCCGTTGAACCCGCGATTCGAAACGGAACTCATCACCGATACCGCAGGCTACACGCAGCGGGGCGGCACCGGCCGCAGTTCTTGGGGCTTCAATCAATCCAACATCGTGCGGCATGGCGACGACGTGTACGCGATGTGCTGGCGCGATGACTTGCACCTGGTGGTCTTCCGGCGGGTCAAGCAAGGCCAGTGGGAAGCCAGTCCGCCGCTGCCCAGGGTCCCGCAAAACGGCGTCCTGCTTGTGGATTCCAAGGGACGGGTTCACGTCATCGCGGGCGAGAGCGCGAGTTACCATGCACGGTTCGATCCGCCAGGACAGATTCGAACCTTCTCCGTGCAACAGTTCGCCCGAGCCGACACCCGCTTCGGCGCCGGCATCGACGCCGGAGACAACATCCTGGTCGCGGGCGGATTGCCCGGAATGAGTTGGTACGTGCTGGGTGCGACCAACGGCTACCGGCCGGCTGCGCAGGGCCGCGTCGCGCACGAGAAGGGCCGGGCCTATTATTTCGTTGCCTATCGGGACGGAGCCGGTCACGCGTTCTGCTACGACGACTATTTCGTGAAAGGCTCCGGCTACCACACGCTGCGCACTTACTACTACTGGAATCCAAACCTTGTTCAAAATCCGGAGGGTTGGACGATGCAGACGATCAGTGACGTCTCCGACACGATCGCGGGCGCCGCGCGGGGTGCGACGGAGAACGAGGATCTGCTGCTGGATCGCGCGGGACGTGTCCACTTCCTTTACCTTCGGAACCCCACGCCCGGAACCGGCGAGTGGTCGTGGGCGACGGACGGACAGAAACGCTCGGATGACGCCCTGTATCATGCTGTCGGGCGCCCGGAGGGACCGTTTACCCACCACCGGCTGGGGAACTTCTCCCGGGGACGATTGCACGAAACGCCGGACGGGCGGCTCCACTATTTCCTCTGCCGCGGCGAATGGTTCCGCTTTGAACTGTGGTATGCCGTTGGCGAGATCAACGACCCTGGTCGCATCAGCGAACCAGTTCGACTCATGACCCCGACGCCGATCGATCATGTCTTCATTAACAGCACGCGCGCCGGTGGAAAACCCTCGAACGTGATCGACTGCTACTTCACCGGCCCCTACCCGGGGGAAACACGTCACGTGTACTACGGTCGACTGACGCCCGGGCGGGAGAACTGAACGGGAATCCCCAGGCTAATTCAGATTGACTCTCCGCAAGAGCATGCGCCACTTGGATCGAAACAAAATGAACTCACTCAATCGGAGGCAATTCGTCCAAGTCTCGATGGCCGTTGCGACCGTCGGCGTCATCGGTCCCGCCCTGGCGGCGGACGGCGCTTCTGTTCCCTCCCGGCAGCGCTACCCAAGGCGGCGATGCCGCATTCGGCGATTGGCCAATGACGGCGACAACAACGCGTTCTTTCCGTCAGCGGCCGCTGGGAAGCTGTTTGGCCTCGGCGACGGCTCGACGGTGATGGGGTACGCCACGGGACAGGGCGCAGCGCTGTGGCGTCAGATGGGCGGAATCTGGCAGCGCGGCACCCTTCTTCCCATTCAAAGACCGTACCTGGTTGAGGATGCGGAAGGTTTCGTTCACGCATTTGGATTGGAGGATCGCGGACGCGGCCAGGAGATCTGGCATTACACCGGACTCATGCCGCATTCGGTGAGCCGGTTCGACGCGGGCGAGCGGGTTTACGAAAAGAACTACTCAGCCGCGGCGATCGGCGACGACGGCACGCTCTACTATTTCGGCGCCGGACTGAAGACCTTCGGATTCCGGGAAAAGCCTCGCGGCGGCGCCTGGAGCGACACGCGCACCCTGGCCACGGGTTCTTGCATCTATCCGGCAGTCGTCTGCCGAGGTCCATCGATTCATCTCATCTTTTGCGGTTGGAACGCGGGACCAGCCCTTTACGAAGGGATTTATTACATGCGCTCCGACGACCGTGGCACTTCCTGGCATCGCAGCGATGGCCGGGCTTTGGGCCTGCCGGTCGACTGGAAGTCTTCTGAGATGGAAAGCTTATCGAGCAGCCAGGCCACGGGCGGCGGCGAGGCGAACACGCACAACCTCAGCCTCCTCGTGGACCAGGCCGCTCGTCCCCACGTGCTCTACTGGTACTCCCGGCCGTACGGCATCGCCTTTGGAGCCGCCTCCGGCAGCAAACCGGAACCCAACATCCGCGTGAAGCACCTCCGCCGGGATGACGACGGTTGGAAATCCAGCCTGTTGTGCCCGGAGTTGGATCGCGACATTGGCTATGCCGTCCTCGCGGAGGACGAGCGTAGCCGCCTTCATGCCGTGGTGACTCAGAAACGCAGCAACGACGCCTTCTACGATCTGGGCTACACCCTCAGCGAAGACGCTGGAGACACGTGGGCTCCGATCCAAGCTTTGACCCTTGACGCGAATCGCCTGCGCCTCAGCTACGCGCACGTGGCCGTCAATCCACGTATACGCCACGGCCACCTCCAGTTCACCTGCAACATGTGGTCCGGAAAGAAGCCTTCTCCGATTTGGTATGGGCAAATTGAACTGGATTGAGCCTGAATCCCGGGCATCAACACTCACTACGGAAGCCGGGATGGCGGGCGAACCTGGAGTCCGGTCCGGGCGTTGACCGACGATGCCGCCCGCCGCTCGGCGCACTACGTGACGCCACAATGGGCCCGGGTCGGGAATCGCTACGAGATTGTCTGCGCCGGATTCAACCACGCGCCCGAATCGCCGGTGTTCCGCGGCGCCATCGAGGACAACCTCTTCGCATGAAGGTCTCCTTGGAAATCATCAAGGCGAACAGCAACTACAACGGGCTGTTCAGCCAGAACAAAATCGTCAGCCTTGGCGATTACCTCTACATCACCTACGAAAGCGGAGCCGCTGGCTCGGTACTACACCGTGCACGCGCGGCGCGACGCGGATGGCTGGAAGCAAATGTTCCTCGATCCGCAGATCGTCAGCCCGAGCATCGTGGAGGATCCTACCGGGCGGCTGCATTGCCTGTTTACTTTCGCGGGCGAGAATTCACCGAACTTCAACGCGGGCTACATGTGGAGCGACGACGGCGGCGATCACTGGTCGAAGATCGAGCGTGTGACCTGCGACACCGTGGCGAAGGCGTCGTTGGGCGGGGTTTATTGGCTGGCGGAGCCCTATCGTGGCCGGCTCTGCTTCGTGATCAACAACGGTTCGACCCTGTATTATGGGACCTTGCTGGTTTGAAGATGGCCGCTCCCAAAGCCTGCGTATTGTCCAGTGCCAGGAGCAGAATCTTGAACCTTTCCAGCACGTACGGGAAACCGAACGGAACCTTCAACCGCCGGTCGGCGGATTCCTCAACCCGGTATTCCCCCAGCGTTCGCGTGGCTGACATAGCCGGAGTCGGGGTTGAAGAGATGCGGCAATTCGTCGAAGGGAATGCGGCCGCGCACTTCGTCGCGTCCGGTCCATCCTTCGAGGGCGCGGCGGGGCAAACCGTCGTGACCAGGTGTGGGACTGACCCTTGTAATTCTACCGGGTGCCAGGAGTCATTTCTTGCCGATACGGAACAAATGCTCCGCCCCGCGGATGAACAGCGCGCCGTCACCCACGGCATAGCTCGCCAGCGTGCGCTCACCCAGCTCGTTCTTGGAAAGTGGCTCAAACATCTTCCCAGCCTTCAGCACATAGCCCACGCCTTCCTCGTTCTGAAAATAGATGCGGCCGTCGGCAAACACCGGGGATGCCGAGAAGGCGCCACCGAGACGTTCGTTCCAATGGACCGTGCCCGTCTTCGCATCGGCGCAGGTCGCGATGCCGGCGTCCGACACGAAGTAAAGTTCTGAACCCACCACCAGCGCCGAAGGTGTGCTTGGCGCGCCGCGTCCGGTCTGCCAGGCCAGATGAGTCGAGGTCACGTCGCCTTCCCCGCCGGGCCGGATGGCGAAGAGTTTCGGAAAGTCGTAGTCCGTGTTCACGAACAGCAACCCGTGTGCGAACACCGGACGGGGCACGACCGAGAAGCCCGCGCCCGTGCTGACCTT
Coding sequences within it:
- a CDS encoding penicillin acylase family protein, whose translation is MAPGRITRVSPTPGHDGLPRRALEGWTGRDEVRGRIPFDELPHLFNPDSGYVSHANAGGIPG
- a CDS encoding lytic transglycosylase domain-containing protein, with protein sequence MSKRGQDRLPWILVALVFLIGDAILAIGFWRRHREQRHDEAIAAASKTYSMDPAVVKAVVWKESRFDAASRGKAGEVGLMQIRDLAAREWADAERLKDFTMEHLTSPSTNTLAGTWYLKKLLGRYRHTDGALVYALADYNAGRANVLKWAKGSAATNSALFAEQIGFPMTRKYVADVLARTSRYAGDFPEVLKP